A genomic region of Candidatus Dormiibacterota bacterium contains the following coding sequences:
- the gatB gene encoding Asp-tRNA(Asn)/Glu-tRNA(Gln) amidotransferase subunit GatB: MSAYEAVIGIECHVELKTRTKMFCGCANAFGAQPNTLVCPVCLALPGALPVPNRVAIEQTLLAGVAFGSDIPAFSKFDRKNYFYPDMPKNYQISQYDMPLVVGGEVRYWLEDGTAGACPLVRIHLEEDTGKSTHAGSGDGRIAGSAYSLVDFNRAGVPLMECVSAPELHSATEAVAYLGSLRRTLLELGVSDVKMEEGSLRCDANVSVRLVGARELGTKVEIKNMNSFRSVQRAIESEIARQVTLVESGERVVQETRGWDEIRGVTHPMRSKEQAHDYRYFPDPDLVPLEISAADVERMRGELPELPWQRFERYTGKYDLGAKPATQLIDNPSLARYFDRVVELSRNPQQSTNFVLGELSRLANETGTPVADSPIAPEALCEVIALVEGKTINSKIAKELIERMWAGEVSPKAIVEREGLAQTSDPAAVDAIVEEVLGKHVDVVADYRSGKTSVAGYLVGQVMKASRGKADPALVAELVKKRLGAS; the protein is encoded by the coding sequence GTGAGCGCGTACGAAGCCGTTATCGGCATCGAGTGTCATGTCGAGCTGAAGACGCGCACGAAGATGTTCTGCGGGTGCGCCAATGCATTCGGCGCGCAGCCGAACACTCTGGTCTGCCCGGTATGCCTCGCGCTGCCGGGAGCGCTGCCCGTTCCAAACCGCGTCGCGATCGAGCAGACGCTTCTCGCCGGCGTCGCGTTCGGCTCGGATATCCCGGCGTTCTCGAAGTTCGACCGAAAGAATTACTTCTATCCGGACATGCCGAAGAACTACCAGATATCGCAGTACGACATGCCGCTCGTCGTCGGCGGTGAGGTGCGGTATTGGCTGGAAGACGGCACGGCGGGTGCCTGTCCGCTCGTGCGGATTCATCTCGAGGAAGATACGGGAAAATCCACCCACGCCGGTTCCGGCGACGGGCGCATAGCCGGAAGCGCGTACTCGCTCGTCGACTTCAACCGTGCGGGCGTGCCGCTGATGGAGTGCGTCTCCGCACCCGAGCTGCACAGCGCGACCGAAGCCGTTGCGTATCTCGGTTCCCTGCGGCGTACGCTCCTCGAGCTCGGCGTGAGCGACGTAAAGATGGAGGAAGGCTCGCTTCGCTGCGATGCCAATGTCTCGGTACGCCTCGTCGGCGCACGCGAGCTGGGCACGAAGGTCGAAATCAAGAACATGAACTCATTTCGCTCCGTGCAGCGGGCGATCGAGAGCGAGATCGCCCGTCAGGTCACGCTGGTGGAGAGCGGTGAGCGCGTCGTACAGGAGACGCGCGGCTGGGACGAGATTCGCGGCGTCACGCATCCGATGCGCAGCAAGGAGCAGGCGCACGACTATCGCTACTTCCCGGATCCCGACCTCGTGCCGCTGGAAATCTCTGCAGCCGACGTCGAGCGCATGCGTGGAGAGCTTCCGGAGCTGCCCTGGCAACGCTTCGAGCGCTACACGGGCAAGTACGATCTCGGCGCGAAGCCGGCGACGCAGCTCATCGACAATCCGTCGCTCGCACGGTACTTCGATCGCGTCGTCGAGCTCAGCCGCAACCCGCAGCAGAGCACGAACTTCGTCTTGGGAGAGCTTTCTCGACTCGCGAACGAGACCGGAACTCCGGTTGCCGACTCGCCGATCGCGCCGGAGGCACTCTGTGAGGTGATCGCGCTGGTGGAGGGAAAGACGATCAACTCGAAGATCGCAAAAGAGCTCATCGAGCGGATGTGGGCTGGAGAAGTCTCCCCGAAGGCCATCGTGGAGCGCGAAGGACTCGCGCAGACGAGCGACCCCGCAGCAGTCGACGCGATCGTGGAAGAGGTGCTTGGGAAGCATGTCGACGTGGTTGCCGATTATCGCAGCGGAAAGACGAGCGTCGCTGGATATCTCGTCGGTCAAGTGATGAAGGCGTCGCGGGGGAAGGCCGATCCAGCGCTCGTCGCCGAACTCGTGAAGAAGCGCCTCGGCGCTTCGTAA